The Xiphophorus maculatus strain JP 163 A chromosome 21, X_maculatus-5.0-male, whole genome shotgun sequence genome window below encodes:
- the armc1 gene encoding armadillo repeat-containing protein 1: MSAEVDALTVVNQLRDLAADPLNRRAIVEDQGCLPGLILFFDHPNPQVVYSALLAVRYLAECRANREKLKGELGMMLSLQNVMQKSTSPGETKLLASEIYEILQSAGKEEAEQAEAAAASCRRKAHFFLGSNNKRAKTVVLHIDGLDDSTRRSLCEEALLKIRGVISFTFQMAVKRCVVRIRSDLKAEALGTAINSTKVMKAQQVVKTEDGGELMLPFQEDASVLVEENTDIPDYLPEDESPSQEQDKAVTRVGSVTDGLGWLSTAANFLTRSFYW, translated from the exons ATGAGTGCAGAGGTGGATGCACTGACTGTGGTAAACCAGCTGAGAGATCTCGCTGCGGACCCCCTGAATCGAAGAGCCATagttgaggaccagggttgccTGCCGGGGCTCATCCTTTTTTTCGACCATCCTAACCCACAGGTTGTCTACTCTGCACTGTTG GCTGTGCGGTACCTGGCAGAATGTCGGGCCAACAGGGAGAAGCTGAAGGGCGAGCTGGGCATGATGCTGAGCTTGCAGAATGTCATGCAGAA GAGCACATCCCCCGGGGAGACCAAACTGCTGGCGTCTGAGATATACGAGATTCTGCAGTCAGCTGGTAAAGAAGAGGCTGAGCAGGCCGAGGCAGCCGCTGCGTCCTGCCGCCGTAAAGCCCACTTCTTCCTCGGCTCCAACAACAAGAGGGCCAAAACTGTAGTTTTGCATATCGACGGACTGGACGACTCT ACTCGAAGGAGCCTGTGTGAGGAGGCTTTGCTAAAGATACGAGGAGTCATCAGTTTCACCTTCCAGATGGCCGTGAAGCGATGCGTTGTCCGTATCCGTTCTGACCTTAAAGCTGAG GCATTGGGAACAGCAATTAACTCCACCAAAGTAATGAAGGCTCAGCAGGTGGTGAAGACAGAGGACGGCGGAGAG CTGATGTTACCATTCCAGGAGGACGCGTCGGTGCTGGTGGAGGAGAACACAGACATCCCAGACTACCTACCTGAGGACGAGAGTCCATCGCAGGAGCAGGACAAGGCCGTCACCCGGGTGGGGTCGGTCACAGACGGCCTGGGCTGGCTCAGCACGGCCGCCAACTTCCTGACACGTTCGTTCTACTGGTGA
- the mtfr1 gene encoding mitochondrial fission regulator 1, with translation MSKEHAKIEMDLAFGSGKSYGSSRSLVRRIASSLPIKPCPRVHFQLYPYTEEAGVLIRAKRQTNLVASLADVAWIEGDEEDEEDDEGYFGRSRPGIPPGFMFRAQQPRPQRKPVARRRSLPPLHEDAPDPRGPTAANDEAIQKISALEIELAKLRAQIAQIVLAQEKTAQSAAVAGAPPPFGSVPPPPPPPPPPAPALLRTFSAIELIKERRGKKKDEHAAVDSKPADIPSMLDILKDIDKVKLRSVKSRLDKVEDKTKSNEPADPAGLIAEALKRKFAHRFRKNSGQEGSDREDVNVADPEAKPQSETPLFGQHMLKPTGRKKLL, from the exons ATGAGTAAAGAACATGCAAAGATTGAAATGGACCTG GCTTTTGGTTCAGGAAAGTCTTATGGTTCTTCCAGAAGCTTGGTAAGGAGAATCGCGTCCAGTCTTCCCATTAAGCCATGCCCCCGGGTTCATTTTCAG CTTTACCCATACACTGAGGAGGCTGGAGTTCTCATCAGAGCCAAGAGGCAGACCAACCTGGTCGCCTCCCTCGCGGACGTCGCCTGGATCGAAGGggatgaagaggatgaagaggatgatgaaGGCTACTTTGGCAGATCCAG GCCAGGAATCCCACCGGGCTTCATGTTTCGGGCACAGCAGCCTCGTCCTCAGAGGAAACCGGTCGCCCGCCGGCGCTCCCTGCCCCCACTGCACGAGGATGCGCCTGACCCGCGTGGACCAACTGCTGCAAACGACGAGGCGATCCAGAAGATCAGCGCACTGGAGATTGAACTTGCCAAACTCAGAGCGCAGATAGCTCAGATTGTCTTGGCTCAGGAAAAGACTGCGCAGTCgg CTGCTGTTGCTGGGGCTCCTCCACCTTTTGGCAGCGTCCCTCCTCCTCCGCCACCGCCACCTCCTCCTGCACCAGCACTACTGCGAACATTTTCAGCCATCGAGCTGATAAAAGAGAGAAGGGGAAAGAAGAAAGATGAGCATGCCGCTGTGGATTCAAAGCCAGCAGATATCCCCAGCATGCTGGATATCCTGAAGGACATAGACAAAGTTAAGCTGCGGTCGGTCAAAAG TCGCTTGGACAAAGTTGAAGACAAAACGAAGTCCAACGAGCCGGCCGACCCTGCGGGTCTCATCGCCGAAGCTCTCAAACGCAAGTTCGCCCATCGGTTTCGAAAAAACAGCGGACAAGAAGGAAGCGACAGAGAAGATGTGAACGTCGCCGACCCAGAAGCCAAACCTCAAAGTGAAACCCCTCTG TTTGGGCAGCACATGCTGAAACCAACTGGAAGGAAAAAGCTGCTTTGA